A single region of the Salvia miltiorrhiza cultivar Shanhuang (shh) chromosome 8, IMPLAD_Smil_shh, whole genome shotgun sequence genome encodes:
- the LOC130999227 gene encoding ATP-dependent Clp protease proteolytic subunit 2, mitochondrial — translation MMRSLFSRNLINVGKSSITSATAAAGGRRCYGLVPMVIEHSSRGERAYDIFSRLLKERIICINGPISDDTAHVVVAQLLFLESENPAKPIHMYLNSPGGAVTAGLAIYDTMQYIRSPINTICLGQAASMASLLLAAGAKGERRSLPNATIMIHQPSGGYSGQAKDISIHTKQIIRVWDALNALYCKHTGQSLEVIQTNMDRDYFMTADEAKEFGIIDEVINERPMALVADAVANEGKDKGSS, via the exons ATGATGCGAAGCCTCTTCTCCCGAAATCTAATCAACGTCGGCAAATCTTCGATAACATCCGCCACCGCTGCCGCCGGCGGCCGAAGGTGCTATGGCCTGGTACCAATGGTGATCGAGCATTCATCGAGAGGGGAGCGCGCCTATGACATATTCTCTCGGTTGCTGAAAGAGCGCATCATTTGCATTAATGGCCCCATCTCCGACGACACCGCCCACGTCGTCGTCGCGCAGCTGCTCTTCCTCGAGTCGGAGAATCCCGCCAAGCCAATTCACATGTATCTAAATTCCCCGGGTGGTGCCGTTACTGCTG GTCTTGCTATCTATGACACGATGCAGTATATCCGATCTCCCATCAATACTATATGTCTTGGTCAAGCTGCATCAATGGCTTCTCTCCTACTGGCTGCTGGTGCAAAGGGTGAAAGGCGGTCTCTCCCAAATGCTACAATCATGATACATCAGCCTTCTGGTGGGTACAGTGGGCAGGCTAAAGACATAAGTATCCATACCAAGCAAATTATTCGTGTTTGGGATGCATTGAATGCTCTTTACTGTAAGCACACCGGACAGTCACTTGAAGTAATCCAAACAAACATGGACCGTGATTATTTCATGACAGCTGATGAGGCCAAGGAGTTCGGAATAATAGATGAGGTTATAAATGAAAGACCAATGGCACTTGTGGCTGATGCTGTAGCAAATGAGGGAAAAGATAAAGGTTCAAGTTAA
- the LOC130999229 gene encoding transcription factor MYB1R1-like produces MSLSRESPATAVSSGGEIMLFGVRVKVDPMRKSVSMNNLSEYEPVSDAINPEAAKEGGGAAGYASADDAAPQPSGGSGSGSGSGERKRGTPWTEEEHKLFLIGLQKVGKGDWRGISRNYVKTRTPTQVASHAQKYFLRRSNLNRRRRRSSLFDITTDSVAAMPMEEARNRQQIPAQPASAPPPMTSNVNAFSTMAFPMINGPVLLSMQGGNPLENSAPCQNFLVNNSSAMFAHHRVPVLSTPPSSAMAELKLNQRAPLEPSALSLRLSLSTGQNQPSTRVISSYKNGDSIVSVA; encoded by the exons ATGTCGCTCTCCAGAGAGTCGCCGGCCACCGCCGTGAGCAGCGGCGGCGAGATCATGCTGTTCGGCGTGAGAGTGAAGGTCGATCCGATGAGGAAGAGCGTGAGTATGAATAACCTTTCTGAATACGAGCCTGTTAGTGATGCAATCAATCCGGAGGCGGCGAAGGAGGGCGGCGGAGCTGCCGGATACGCCTCCGCTGATGACGCAGCGCCTCAGCCTTCCGGCGGAagcggcagcggcagcggcagcggcgAACGTAAGCGAG gAACTCCATGGACAGAGGAAGAGCACAAGCTATTCCTCATTGGATTGCAGAAGGTTGGGAAAGGAGACTGGAGAGGAATCTCTAGGAATTATGTGAAGACTCGCACGCCGACACAAGTTGCTAGCCATGCTCAGAAGTACTTCCTCCGCCGGAGCAACCTCAATCGCCGGCGCCGGCGTTCCAGCCTCTTTGACATCACCACTGACTCG GTCGCTGCAATGCCGATGGAAGAGGCCAGAAACCGTCAACAGATCCCGGCTCAGCCGGCCTCCGCGCCTCCACCAATGACATCCAATGTCAATGCATTCTCCACCATGGCATTCCCCATGATCAATGGTCCTGTTCTACTATCAATGCAAGGTGGGAATCCATTGGAAAACTCGGCTCCCTGTCAAAATTTCCTAGTGAACAATTCATCAGCAATGTTTGCTCATCATCGCGTTCCTGTCCTCTCCACGCCTCCTTCCTCAGCGATGGCCGAGCTGAAGCTGAACCAGCGAGCTCCTCTCGAGCCATCAGCGTTGTCTCTGAGGCTGTCCCTGTCCACGGGGCAGAACCAGCCGTCGACTCGGGTGATCTCAAGCTACAAAAATGGAGATAGCATTGTAAGTGTTGCTTGA